One window from the genome of Eriocheir sinensis breed Jianghai 21 chromosome 15, ASM2467909v1, whole genome shotgun sequence encodes:
- the LOC126998884 gene encoding small G protein signaling modulator 3-like isoform X2: MKILLRVWDMFFLDGSIVLFQVTLAMLKIKEAELRSLENSAQIFNALSDIPGGIDDVPCLFAVMENVCGSLTEVMVETHRRRHLAYLMADHGALINPDHSTNLPKQQLNRRQVNKSKSVLEVLLFRNDQNADDLRNKNIRQTELLVDLREAILQVGRHFQGVEPNYTSTTLTPDYTIESHSRDLPTFLATARSRHRRAKALLDFERHDDDELGFRKNDIITIISQRDEHCWIGELNGLRGWFPAKFVEVLDERSKEYSRAGDDAISASVTDLVRGTLCPAIKAILQHGMRSTSLLGGPCHPWLFIEESAAREVERDFSSVYSRLVLCRTFRLDEDGKVLTPEELLYRCVQAVNMSHDAVHAQMDVKLRSLICLGLNEQVLHLWLEVLCSSVEVVERWYLPSSFLCSPGWVQIKCELRVLAQFPFTLNPDWELPPPPNQDQRPLREGVRDMLVKHHLFSWDL, translated from the exons ATGAAGATCCTCTTGCGCGTGTGGGACATGTTCTTCCTGGATGGGTCAATTGTGCTCTTCCAAGTTACCTTAGCCATGCTGAAGATTAAAG AAGCTGAACTGCGAAGTCTTGAAAATTCAGCACAAATCTTCAATGCACTCTCGGACATACCAGGAGGAATCGATGATGTACCTTGCCTGTTCGCT GTGATGGAAAATGTGTGTGGCAGCTTAACAGAGGTAATGGTAGAGACGCACAGGAGGCGGCACCTCGCCTATCTTATGGCTGATCATGGAGCCCTCATCAACCCTGATCACTCAACTAACTTACCCAAGCAGCAGTTGAATCG TCGACAGGTAAACAAAAGCAAGTCAGTCCTTGAAGTACTATTGTTCAGAAACGATCAGAACGCAGATGACCTGCGTAACAAGAATATTCGTCAAACAGAGTTACTAGTGGACCTCCGTGAAGCCATCCTACAGGTTGGACGTCACTTCCAG GGAGTGGAGCCCAACTACACCAGCACTACGCTCACACCAGACTACACCATTGAGTCCCATTCCCGTGACCTCCCTACCTTCCTGGCCACTGCTCGGTCAAGGCATCGGCGAGCCAAAGCCTTGCTTG ATTTTGAAaggcatgatgatgatgaacttGGCTTCCGCAAGAAtgatatcatcaccattatctctCAGAGGGATGAACACTGCTGGATTGGAGAACTAAATGGACTTAGAG GTTGGTTCCCAGCCAAGTTTGTTGAAGTTCTGGATGAGCGCAGCAAAGAATACAGTCGTGCAGGTGATGATGCCATCTCAGCCTCAGTGACGGACTTGGTGCGAGGAACACTTTGTCCTGCCATTAAGGCCATCCTCCAACATGGCATGAGGTCGACCTCCCTCCTTG GTGGTCCTTGCCATCCCTGGCTTTTCATTGAGGAGTCAGCAGCTCGAGAAGTAGAGAGAGACTTCTCTTCAGTGTACTCTCGCCTTGTCCTTTGCCGCACCTTCAGGCTTGATGAGGATGGTAAAGTTTTGACTCCAGAAGAA CTGCTGTATCGGTGTGTTCAGGCAGTCAACATGAGTCATGATGCTGTGCATGCTCAGATGGATGTTAAACTGCGCTCCCTTATATGTTTAGGCCTTAATGAGCAG GTGCTGCACCTGTGGCTGGAAGTTCTGTGTTCCAGTGTGGAGGTGGTTGAAAGAtggtacctcccttcctcctttctctgctcTCCAGGCTGGGTCCAGATCAAGTGTGAGTTGAGGGTGTTGGCACAGTTTCCGTTCACTCTTAATCCAGACTGGGAGTTGCCCCCTCCCCCAAATCAAGACCAGCGACCGCTACGAGAAGGGGTCAGAGACATGCTTGTCAAGCACCACTTATTCTCCTGGGACCTGTAA